A single genomic interval of Bradyrhizobium japonicum USDA 6 harbors:
- a CDS encoding DUF1993 domain-containing protein, translating into MSFHDAVVPAYLQMLNSLTGLITKAEAHCTAKKIDPSVLLGSRLFPDMLPLSKQIQFVSELATKGCARLTQSEVPSTPDTEISFAALKQRLAKTIDYVNSFKPEQFEGADARDVTFPVGSDKSITMKGQQFLSSFSLPNLYFHATTAYDILRHNGVEIGKRDFLGTN; encoded by the coding sequence ATGTCCTTCCACGACGCCGTCGTTCCTGCTTACTTGCAAATGCTGAACAGCCTCACCGGCCTGATCACCAAGGCGGAGGCGCATTGCACGGCCAAAAAGATCGACCCGAGTGTCCTGCTGGGCTCCCGCCTGTTCCCGGACATGCTGCCGCTGTCGAAGCAGATCCAGTTCGTCAGCGAGTTAGCGACCAAGGGCTGCGCGCGGCTGACGCAGAGCGAAGTACCCTCGACGCCCGATACCGAGATCAGTTTCGCCGCATTGAAGCAGCGGCTGGCAAAGACGATCGACTACGTGAATTCGTTCAAGCCCGAGCAGTTCGAAGGCGCCGACGCCAGGGACGTCACCTTCCCGGTCGGCTCTGACAAATCCATCACCATGAAGGGGCAGCAGTTCCTGAGCTCCTTCTCGCTGCCGAACTTGTATTTCCACGCGACGACCGCGTACGACATCCTGCGCCACAACGGCGTCGAGATCGGAAAGCGCGATTTCCTCGGCACGAACTGA
- a CDS encoding alkene reductase — protein MSRPTKLLETYKLGPITLANRLVMAPLTRNRAAPGTFVPSPLAADYYGQRASAGLLVTEASQISQQGQGYQDTPGIYSKDQVAGWRKVTDRVHERGGKIFIQLWHVGRISHVDLQANGAAPVAPSAIRAKGKTFVNGTFADVSEPRALELSELPGIIDDFKRATKNALEAGFDGVEIHGANGYLLDQFARDGANKRTDAYGGSIENRARLMLEVSRAVAAEAGADRTGIRISPVTPANDLSDSNPQALFDHIVDGLSALKLVYLHVVEGATGGPRDIAPFDYAGLRKRFTGAYIANNGYDFDLATKVLDENAADLIAFGKPFISNPDLVERLKSGAALNDWDKTTFYGGGAKGYTDYPTLAAEPAE, from the coding sequence ATGAGCCGCCCGACCAAATTGCTAGAGACCTACAAGCTCGGTCCGATCACACTGGCCAACCGCCTCGTGATGGCGCCGCTGACGCGCAACCGCGCCGCGCCCGGCACGTTCGTGCCGAGCCCGCTTGCCGCCGATTATTACGGCCAGCGCGCCTCCGCAGGTCTCCTGGTCACCGAAGCGAGCCAGATCTCACAGCAGGGCCAGGGCTACCAGGACACGCCCGGCATCTACAGCAAGGACCAGGTCGCCGGCTGGCGCAAGGTCACCGACCGCGTGCATGAGCGCGGCGGCAAGATCTTCATCCAGCTCTGGCATGTCGGCCGCATTTCGCATGTCGATCTCCAGGCCAATGGCGCAGCCCCGGTGGCGCCGAGCGCGATCCGCGCCAAGGGCAAGACCTTCGTCAACGGCACCTTCGCCGACGTCTCCGAGCCCCGCGCGCTCGAGCTCTCCGAGCTTCCCGGTATCATCGACGACTTCAAGCGCGCCACCAAGAATGCGCTCGAGGCCGGTTTCGACGGCGTCGAGATCCACGGCGCCAACGGCTATCTGCTCGACCAGTTCGCCAGGGACGGCGCCAACAAGCGTACCGATGCTTACGGTGGCTCCATCGAAAACCGCGCGCGGCTGATGCTGGAGGTCTCCAGGGCTGTTGCCGCCGAGGCCGGCGCCGACCGCACCGGCATCCGCATCTCGCCGGTGACGCCGGCCAACGATCTCTCCGATTCCAATCCGCAGGCCTTGTTCGATCACATCGTCGACGGCCTCAGCGCGCTCAAGCTGGTCTATCTGCACGTGGTCGAAGGCGCCACCGGCGGCCCGCGCGACATCGCCCCGTTCGACTATGCGGGCCTGCGCAAGCGCTTCACCGGCGCCTACATCGCCAACAACGGCTACGACTTCGATCTCGCGACCAAGGTGCTGGACGAGAACGCGGCCGATCTCATCGCGTTCGGCAAGCCGTTCATCTCCAACCCCGACCTCGTCGAACGGCTGAAGTCGGGCGCGGCGCTGAACGACTGGGACAAGACCACGTTCTACGGCGGCGGCGCCAAGGGCTACACGGATTATCCGACGCTTGCGGCCGAGCCGGCGGAGTAG
- a CDS encoding ABC transporter substrate-binding protein: MSSAAAIVAVSFAVSAPVRAADDAAIQKWIAEFQPSTLSKDEQKKELEWFAKAAEPFKGMEINVVSETIATHEYESQTLAKAFSELTGIKLKHDIIQEGDVVEKLQTQMQSGKNVYDGWINDSDLIGTHFRYGQTIALSDYMTGEGKDVTDPQLDVNDFIGKSFGTAPDGKLYQLPDQQFANLYWFRYDWFTNPDYKAKFKAKYGYELGVPVNWSAYEDIAEFFTNDIKEINGVKVYGHMDYGKKDPSLGWRFTDAWLSMAGNGDKGIPNGLPVDEWGIRMEGCRPVGSSVERGGDTNGPAAVYSITKYLEWMKKYAPPQAQGMTFSESGPVPAQGNIAQQMFWYTAFTADMVKPGIAVMNADGTPKWRMAPSPHGSYWKEGMKLGYQDAGSLTLLKSTPADRRKAAWLYLQFIVSKTVSLKKSHVGLTFIRESDIWDKSFTERAPKLGGLIEFYRSPARVQWTPTGNNVPDYPKLAQLWWQNIGDASSGAKTPQAAMDALAAAQDSVMERLEKSGVQGACGPKLHKKETAEYWYAKAQKDGTIAPQRKLANEKPKGETVDYDTLIKSWPASPPKRAEAK; the protein is encoded by the coding sequence ATGTCCAGCGCCGCCGCCATCGTTGCGGTGTCGTTCGCCGTCTCGGCGCCGGTCCGCGCCGCCGACGACGCCGCGATCCAGAAGTGGATTGCGGAATTCCAGCCCTCGACGCTGTCGAAGGACGAGCAGAAGAAGGAGCTGGAGTGGTTCGCCAAGGCCGCCGAGCCCTTCAAGGGCATGGAGATCAACGTCGTCTCCGAGACCATCGCGACCCACGAATACGAGTCGCAGACGCTGGCAAAGGCATTCTCCGAGCTCACCGGCATCAAGCTCAAGCACGACATCATCCAGGAAGGTGACGTCGTCGAGAAGCTGCAGACCCAGATGCAGTCCGGCAAGAACGTCTATGACGGCTGGATCAACGATTCCGATCTGATCGGCACGCACTTCCGCTACGGCCAGACCATCGCACTGTCCGATTACATGACCGGCGAGGGCAAGGACGTCACCGATCCCCAGCTCGACGTCAACGACTTCATCGGCAAGTCGTTCGGCACCGCGCCGGACGGCAAGCTCTACCAGCTGCCCGACCAGCAGTTCGCGAACCTCTATTGGTTCCGCTATGACTGGTTCACCAACCCGGACTACAAAGCCAAGTTCAAGGCCAAGTATGGCTACGAGCTCGGCGTGCCCGTGAACTGGTCGGCTTACGAAGACATCGCCGAGTTCTTCACCAACGACATCAAGGAGATCAACGGCGTCAAGGTCTACGGCCATATGGACTATGGCAAGAAGGACCCGTCGCTCGGCTGGCGTTTCACCGACGCCTGGCTGTCGATGGCCGGCAATGGCGACAAGGGCATTCCGAACGGTCTGCCGGTCGACGAATGGGGCATCCGCATGGAAGGCTGCCGTCCGGTCGGCTCCTCGGTCGAGCGCGGTGGCGACACCAACGGCCCGGCTGCGGTCTACTCGATCACCAAGTACCTCGAGTGGATGAAGAAGTATGCCCCGCCGCAGGCCCAGGGCATGACCTTCTCCGAGTCCGGTCCCGTGCCGGCGCAGGGCAACATCGCCCAGCAGATGTTCTGGTACACCGCCTTCACCGCCGACATGGTGAAGCCCGGCATCGCCGTGATGAACGCGGACGGTACGCCGAAATGGCGTATGGCTCCGTCGCCGCACGGTTCGTACTGGAAGGAAGGCATGAAGCTCGGCTACCAGGACGCCGGCTCGCTCACGCTGTTGAAGTCGACCCCGGCAGACCGCCGCAAGGCGGCCTGGCTCTATCTCCAGTTCATCGTCTCCAAGACGGTGTCGCTGAAGAAGAGCCATGTCGGTCTCACCTTCATCCGTGAATCCGACATCTGGGACAAGTCGTTCACCGAGCGTGCACCGAAGCTCGGCGGCCTGATCGAGTTCTACCGCTCGCCCGCACGCGTGCAGTGGACCCCGACCGGCAACAACGTGCCTGACTATCCGAAGCTCGCGCAGCTCTGGTGGCAGAACATCGGCGATGCGTCGTCCGGTGCGAAGACGCCGCAAGCCGCGATGGATGCACTCGCGGCCGCTCAGGACTCCGTCATGGAGCGCCTCGAGAAGTCCGGCGTGCAGGGCGCCTGCGGTCCGAAGCTGCACAAGAAGGAGACCGCTGAATACTGGTACGCCAAGGCCCAGAAGGACGGCACCATCGCGCCGCAGCGCAAGCTCGCCAACGAGAAGCCGAAGGGTGAGACGGTCGACTACGACACGCTGATCAAGTCGTGGCCGGCGTCCCCGCCCAAGCGCGCGGAAGCGAAGTAA
- a CDS encoding DUF2160 domain-containing protein, with protein MESIAWMAWTLPTAIFFVALACTLAVMTYLAAVYPEAERVGVLSIPTTRGDRLFISLITAAVIHLLWIAFAGTDTLATLPVGEEGFEISSLWLASGISLATAVLIFRTV; from the coding sequence ATGGAATCTATTGCATGGATGGCCTGGACGCTGCCGACCGCGATCTTCTTCGTGGCGCTCGCCTGCACCCTCGCGGTCATGACTTACCTCGCCGCGGTCTATCCCGAGGCCGAGCGCGTCGGCGTGCTCAGCATTCCGACGACGCGGGGCGACCGCCTGTTCATCTCCCTGATCACGGCGGCGGTCATCCACCTTCTGTGGATCGCCTTCGCCGGCACCGATACACTCGCCACCCTGCCGGTCGGCGAGGAAGGTTTTGAGATTTCGAGCCTGTGGCTCGCAAGTGGGATTTCGCTGGCCACGGCCGTGCTCATTTTTCGCACGGTCTGA
- a CDS encoding carbohydrate ABC transporter permease has translation MHSIPGRRVIMALFLIFLLLPIYWLVNMSFKTNAEIVSTMTLWPHSPTLQHYKRIFTDESWYSGYINSLEYVVLNTIISISVALPAAYAFSRYRFLGDKHLFFWLLSNRMAPAAVYALPFFNLYSAIGLFDTPWAVALAHCIFNVPLAVWILEGFVSGVPREIDETAFLDGYSFPRFFIRILVPLIASGIGVAAFFCFMFSWVELLLARTLTSVQAKPIAAIMTRTVSAAGMDWGLLAAAGVLTIIPGALVIWFVRNYIASGFALGRV, from the coding sequence ATGCATTCGATTCCCGGCCGTCGCGTCATCATGGCGCTGTTCCTGATCTTCCTGCTGTTGCCGATCTACTGGCTCGTCAACATGAGCTTCAAGACCAACGCCGAGATCGTCTCGACGATGACGCTGTGGCCGCATTCCCCGACGCTGCAGCATTACAAGCGCATCTTCACCGACGAGAGCTGGTATTCCGGCTACATCAATTCGCTGGAATACGTCGTCCTCAACACCATCATCTCGATCTCGGTGGCGCTGCCGGCGGCCTACGCGTTCTCGCGCTACCGCTTCCTCGGCGACAAGCATCTGTTCTTCTGGCTGCTGTCGAACCGCATGGCCCCGGCGGCGGTCTATGCGCTGCCGTTCTTCAACCTCTATTCGGCGATCGGCCTGTTCGATACGCCCTGGGCGGTCGCGCTCGCGCATTGCATCTTCAACGTTCCGCTGGCGGTGTGGATCCTCGAAGGCTTCGTCTCCGGCGTGCCGCGCGAGATCGACGAGACCGCCTTCCTCGACGGCTATTCCTTTCCGCGCTTCTTCATCAGGATCCTGGTGCCGCTGATCGCGAGCGGCATCGGCGTCGCCGCCTTCTTCTGCTTCATGTTCTCCTGGGTCGAGCTCCTTCTCGCGCGGACGCTGACCTCGGTGCAGGCAAAACCGATCGCGGCGATCATGACGCGTACGGTGTCGGCTGCGGGCATGGACTGGGGCCTGCTGGCCGCAGCCGGCGTGCTGACCATCATCCCGGGCGCCCTCGTGATCTGGTTCGTCCGCAATTACATCGCGAGCGGTTTCGCGCTCGGTCGGGTCTAG
- a CDS encoding carbohydrate ABC transporter permease — translation MDKTVNQKAWFLVLPVFLVVAFSAVLPLMTVVNYSMQDTFGNNQFFWNGVGWFKELLDPSTDLGGRFLASLGRNLFFSMVILAIEVPLGIVIALSMPRQGWTVAACLVILALPLLIPWNVVGTIWQIFGRPDIGLMGYVLNHIGFDYNYVSNDVDAWVTVIVMDVWHWTSLVALLCYAGLKSIPEAYYQAAQIDGASRWAVFKAIQLPKMNRVLLIAVLLRFMDSFMIYTEPFVVTGGGPGNSTTFVSIELVKIALGQFDLGKAAALSLVYNLIILIVCWIFYTVMTNAGVERKAQAEKEPAAEPKLAGALQPAPALKPKEGVA, via the coding sequence ATGGACAAGACCGTCAACCAAAAAGCCTGGTTCCTGGTGCTGCCGGTGTTCCTGGTCGTGGCCTTCTCGGCGGTGCTGCCGCTGATGACGGTCGTGAACTATTCGATGCAGGACACCTTCGGCAACAACCAGTTCTTCTGGAACGGCGTCGGCTGGTTCAAGGAACTGCTCGATCCCTCGACCGACCTCGGCGGCCGCTTCCTGGCCTCGCTCGGCCGCAATCTGTTCTTCTCGATGGTGATCCTCGCGATCGAGGTGCCGCTCGGCATCGTCATCGCGCTGTCGATGCCGCGCCAGGGCTGGACGGTGGCGGCCTGCCTCGTCATCCTCGCGCTGCCGCTGCTGATTCCGTGGAACGTGGTCGGCACGATCTGGCAGATTTTTGGCCGGCCCGACATCGGTCTGATGGGCTATGTGCTCAACCACATCGGCTTCGACTACAATTACGTCTCCAACGACGTCGATGCCTGGGTCACCGTCATCGTGATGGACGTCTGGCACTGGACCAGCCTCGTCGCGCTGCTCTGCTATGCCGGTCTGAAGTCGATTCCTGAGGCCTATTACCAGGCCGCGCAGATCGACGGCGCCTCGCGCTGGGCCGTGTTCAAGGCGATCCAGCTGCCCAAGATGAACCGCGTGCTGCTGATCGCGGTGCTGCTGCGCTTCATGGACAGTTTCATGATCTACACCGAGCCGTTCGTCGTCACCGGCGGCGGTCCCGGCAACTCGACCACCTTCGTGTCGATCGAGCTCGTCAAGATTGCGCTCGGCCAGTTCGACCTGGGCAAGGCGGCAGCGCTGTCGCTGGTCTACAACCTCATCATCCTGATCGTCTGCTGGATCTTTTACACCGTCATGACCAATGCCGGCGTCGAGCGTAAGGCACAGGCGGAGAAGGAGCCGGCGGCGGAGCCCAAGCTAGCTGGCGCGCTCCAGCCTGCGCCCGCGCTCAAGCCGAAGGAAGGAGTGGCCTGA
- a CDS encoding ABC transporter ATP-binding protein codes for MARIDLVDLAHSYGGNDAPQESFALKPVTMTWRQGGAYALLGPSGCGKTTLLNVISGIITPSRGKILFDGQDITPLSTQKRNIAQVFQFPVIYDTMTVGQNLAFPLKNRGVPKAEIDKRVAEIGRLLDLEPYLNRKATRLTADAKQKISLGRGLVRSDVAAVLFDEPLTVIDPELKWQLRSKLKALHRELDLTMIYVTHDQTEALTFADTVVVMHDGRVVQSGTPAELFDKPAHTFVGYFIGSPGMNILPAEVRGREARIGGNVIALNRSYDNLPAGAKIEIGVRPEFVDAVAPAPGLLTAKIDRIDDLGRIRFARVRIGEAKIAARAPAGFTSADGTAGLRFDPAHVHVYANSLLVEGAA; via the coding sequence ATGGCCCGCATTGACCTCGTCGATCTCGCCCACTCCTACGGCGGCAATGATGCGCCGCAGGAAAGCTTTGCGCTGAAGCCGGTGACCATGACCTGGCGGCAGGGCGGTGCTTACGCGCTGCTCGGCCCGTCCGGCTGCGGCAAGACCACGCTGCTCAACGTCATCTCCGGCATCATCACGCCGTCGCGGGGGAAAATCCTGTTCGACGGCCAGGACATCACACCGCTGTCAACCCAGAAGCGCAACATCGCCCAGGTGTTCCAGTTTCCGGTGATCTACGACACCATGACGGTGGGGCAGAACCTGGCGTTTCCGCTGAAGAACCGCGGCGTGCCGAAGGCCGAGATCGACAAGCGCGTCGCCGAGATCGGCCGCCTGCTCGACCTTGAGCCCTATCTCAATCGCAAGGCGACGCGCCTTACGGCGGATGCCAAGCAAAAAATCTCGCTCGGCCGCGGCTTGGTCCGCTCCGACGTCGCCGCGGTGCTGTTCGACGAGCCGCTGACCGTGATCGATCCCGAGCTGAAATGGCAGCTCCGCTCCAAGCTGAAGGCGCTGCATCGCGAGCTCGACCTGACGATGATCTACGTCACCCACGACCAGACCGAGGCGCTGACCTTCGCCGACACCGTTGTCGTCATGCATGACGGCCGCGTGGTGCAGAGCGGCACGCCCGCCGAGCTGTTCGACAAGCCGGCGCACACCTTCGTGGGCTATTTCATCGGCTCGCCCGGCATGAACATCCTGCCGGCGGAAGTGAGGGGGCGCGAGGCGCGCATCGGCGGGAATGTCATCGCGCTCAACCGCAGCTATGACAACCTGCCTGCCGGCGCCAAGATCGAGATCGGCGTGCGTCCGGAGTTCGTCGATGCCGTCGCGCCCGCACCCGGATTGCTCACCGCGAAGATCGACCGCATCGACGACCTCGGCCGCATCCGCTTCGCGCGCGTCCGCATCGGCGAGGCCAAGATCGCGGCGCGCGCGCCGGCAGGCTTCACCAGCGCGGACGGCACCGCCGGGCTGAGATTCGATCCGGCGCATGTCCACGTCTATGCCAACAGCCTTCTGGTGGAGGGAGCCGCCTGA
- a CDS encoding ABC transporter ATP-binding protein, with protein MTVTLDHVTRTVEGIPHIRDVSLTLESGTLNVLLGPTLSGKTSIMRLLAGLDKPTSGKVLVNGKDVTGVDVRQRSVAMVYQQFINYPSLSVYENIASPLRVQGKPREEIEKRVAEAAKLLRLEPFLKRTPLQLSGGQQQRTAMARALVKGADLVLLDEPLANLDYKLREELRTELPRIFEASGAIFVYATTEPTEALLLGGNTVCMWEGQALQIGETPNVYRRPQTLRVAQVFSDPPLNLVGIEKKNGSVQYAGGIAAPASGLYSSLADGAYRVGFRAHQLALANGEADRHAFHATVTVTEITGSESFVHLTRDGSNWVAVLHGVHEFEPGQTIDAVLDPNDVFVFDAADRLVAAPVAFSSEVRSGSREENASTSKSS; from the coding sequence ATGACCGTGACGCTCGATCATGTGACCCGGACCGTCGAGGGGATACCGCACATCCGCGACGTCTCGCTGACGCTCGAGAGCGGCACGCTCAACGTGCTGCTCGGGCCGACGCTGTCGGGCAAGACCTCGATCATGCGGCTGCTCGCCGGCCTCGACAAGCCGACCTCGGGCAAGGTGCTGGTCAACGGCAAGGACGTCACCGGTGTCGACGTGCGCCAGCGTTCGGTCGCGATGGTCTATCAGCAGTTCATCAACTACCCCTCGCTCTCGGTCTACGAGAACATCGCCTCGCCCTTGCGCGTGCAGGGCAAGCCGCGCGAGGAGATCGAGAAGCGCGTGGCGGAAGCAGCAAAGCTGCTCCGCCTCGAGCCGTTCCTGAAACGCACGCCGCTCCAGCTCTCTGGCGGCCAGCAGCAGCGCACCGCGATGGCGCGCGCGCTGGTGAAGGGCGCCGACCTCGTGCTGCTCGACGAACCGCTCGCCAACCTCGACTACAAGCTGCGCGAGGAGCTGCGTACCGAGCTGCCGCGCATCTTCGAGGCGTCCGGCGCGATCTTCGTCTATGCCACGACCGAACCGACCGAGGCGCTGCTGCTTGGCGGCAACACGGTCTGCATGTGGGAGGGCCAGGCGCTCCAGATCGGCGAGACGCCGAACGTCTACCGCCGTCCGCAGACGCTGCGTGTCGCCCAGGTGTTCTCCGATCCGCCGCTCAACCTCGTCGGTATCGAGAAGAAGAACGGCTCTGTGCAATATGCGGGCGGCATCGCCGCGCCGGCCTCCGGTCTCTATTCATCGCTCGCCGACGGCGCCTATCGCGTCGGCTTCCGCGCCCATCAGCTCGCCCTCGCCAATGGCGAGGCCGACCGCCACGCGTTCCATGCCACGGTGACGGTGACCGAGATCACCGGTTCGGAGAGTTTCGTGCACCTGACCCGCGACGGATCGAACTGGGTAGCGGTGCTGCACGGCGTGCACGAGTTCGAGCCCGGCCAGACCATCGATGCCGTGCTTGATCCCAACGACGTTTTCGTGTTCGACGCGGCCGACCGCCTGGTCGCCGCACCCGTAGCGTTTTCAAGCGAGGTGCGTAGCGGTTCGCGTGAAGAAAACGCGTCAACAAGTAAAAGCTCTTGA
- the glpD gene encoding glycerol-3-phosphate dehydrogenase produces the protein MRLLERIFDLAIIGGGVNGCGIARDAVGRGNTVFLCEMNDLASGTSSWSTKLVHGGLRYLEYYEFRLVREALIEREILWGIAPHIIRPLRFVLPHHAGLRPAWLLRLGLFLYDHIGGRHLLPATRSVDLRRDEVGRPLIPNRYSRAFEYSDCFVDDARLVVLNARDAADKGAEIRTRTRATDIKQSGGIWTVGMVNTLTGERSSIQARALVNAGGPWVEDVLGRGAGVNTKAKVRLVQGSHIVVKKLYDHDRAYMFQNADGRIIFVIPYQDDFTLIGTTDRDYDGDPAKVKATPEEIEYLCAAASEYLAKPVTSADVVWTYSGVRPLYDDGASEAKAATRDYVFELDTPGGVPLLSIYGGKITTYRRLAEEALERLAPYLRSAKAREGWTGKWPLPGGDMGVSDVDGLIAELQRGYPFLSLEHARRLARAYGTRAIKLLGDAKSAADLGQAFGATLTEREVRYLMANEWAVTAEDIVWRRSKLGLRLSADEIAALNDWIATHTVPQSPLLEAGGRP, from the coding sequence ATGCGTCTGTTGGAGCGTATTTTCGACCTCGCCATTATCGGAGGCGGTGTTAACGGCTGCGGCATCGCGCGCGACGCGGTGGGCCGTGGCAACACGGTCTTCCTGTGCGAAATGAACGATTTGGCGAGCGGGACCTCGTCCTGGTCGACCAAGCTGGTGCATGGCGGCCTGCGCTATCTCGAATATTACGAGTTTCGCCTGGTCCGCGAGGCGCTGATCGAGCGCGAGATCCTCTGGGGCATCGCGCCCCATATCATCCGTCCCCTGCGTTTCGTTTTGCCGCATCACGCCGGCCTGCGTCCGGCCTGGCTGCTGCGCCTCGGCCTCTTCCTCTATGACCATATCGGCGGCCGGCACCTGTTGCCGGCGACGCGTTCGGTCGATCTCAGGCGCGACGAGGTTGGCCGTCCGCTGATCCCGAACCGCTACAGCCGCGCGTTCGAATATTCCGACTGTTTCGTCGACGACGCCCGTCTCGTCGTGCTCAACGCACGCGATGCCGCCGACAAGGGCGCCGAGATCCGCACCCGCACCCGCGCGACGGATATCAAGCAGTCCGGCGGCATCTGGACCGTCGGCATGGTCAACACGCTGACCGGCGAGCGCTCTTCGATCCAGGCCCGCGCGCTGGTCAATGCCGGCGGCCCCTGGGTCGAGGACGTGCTCGGCCGCGGCGCCGGCGTCAACACGAAAGCCAAGGTGCGCCTGGTGCAGGGCTCGCACATCGTGGTCAAGAAACTCTATGACCACGACCGCGCCTACATGTTCCAGAACGCGGACGGCCGCATCATCTTCGTGATCCCGTACCAGGACGACTTTACGCTGATCGGCACCACCGACCGCGACTACGACGGCGATCCAGCCAAGGTGAAGGCGACGCCCGAAGAGATCGAGTACCTCTGCGCCGCCGCGAGCGAGTATCTGGCCAAGCCGGTGACTTCAGCGGACGTGGTCTGGACCTATTCCGGCGTGCGACCGCTCTATGACGACGGCGCCAGCGAAGCCAAGGCCGCGACGCGCGACTACGTGTTCGAGCTCGACACACCCGGCGGCGTGCCGCTGCTCTCGATCTATGGCGGCAAGATCACGACCTACCGCCGGCTCGCCGAAGAGGCGCTGGAACGGCTCGCGCCCTATCTTCGCAGTGCGAAAGCGCGCGAAGGCTGGACCGGCAAATGGCCGCTGCCCGGCGGCGACATGGGCGTCTCCGACGTCGACGGCCTGATCGCCGAGCTCCAGCGCGGCTATCCCTTCCTCAGCCTCGAGCACGCCCGGCGTCTCGCCCGCGCTTACGGCACCCGCGCCATCAAGCTGCTCGGCGATGCGAAATCGGCGGCCGATCTCGGCCAGGCCTTCGGCGCGACGCTGACCGAGCGCGAGGTCCGCTACCTCATGGCCAATGAATGGGCGGTCACGGCGGAAGACATCGTCTGGCGCCGCTCCAAGCTTGGCCTGCGACTATCTGCCGACGAGATCGCTGCATTGAACGACTGGATTGCAACCCACACTGTGCCGCAAAGTCCCCTGCTGGAAGCGGGAGGACGCCCATGA
- a CDS encoding type II toxin-antitoxin system Phd/YefM family antitoxin, translating to MTDRSSAPDSPPTDTWTLANAKARLSEVVDRAQTGPQIITRHGRPNAVVVSADEWARKTARKGTLAEFLLASPLRGADLELERVQDEPRDEMP from the coding sequence ATGACAGACCGCAGCTCCGCTCCCGATTCGCCGCCGACTGACACGTGGACGCTCGCCAATGCCAAGGCACGCCTGTCCGAGGTGGTCGATCGCGCCCAAACTGGTCCCCAGATCATCACCCGACACGGCAGGCCCAATGCCGTGGTCGTTTCCGCGGATGAATGGGCGCGAAAGACGGCGCGCAAAGGCACGCTGGCCGAATTCCTGCTGGCTTCGCCGCTGCGCGGTGCCGACCTCGAACTTGAACGGGTGCAGGATGAACCGCGCGACGAGATGCCGTGA
- a CDS encoding type II toxin-antitoxin system VapC family toxin produces the protein MNLLLDTNVLSEVQRPAPSPKVLAWLDTVDEDRAFISVASIAELRRGIALLDDGRRRAALAAWLAHDLPARFAQRTLPIDHAVAERWGDLMAQSRRTGVALSVMDGFLAATAFANNLTLVTRNVTDFAAFGVPLLNPWSGA, from the coding sequence GTGAACCTGCTCCTCGACACCAACGTGCTGTCGGAGGTTCAGCGGCCGGCGCCTTCCCCGAAAGTCCTGGCATGGCTCGATACGGTCGATGAGGATCGCGCGTTCATCAGCGTTGCCTCGATCGCCGAGCTTCGCCGCGGCATCGCCCTGCTGGATGATGGCCGTCGCCGCGCCGCACTGGCCGCTTGGCTCGCGCATGACCTGCCGGCTCGGTTCGCGCAGCGCACCCTGCCGATCGACCACGCGGTCGCCGAGCGCTGGGGCGACCTGATGGCGCAGAGCCGTCGCACTGGCGTTGCGTTGTCCGTGATGGACGGCTTCCTTGCGGCCACCGCGTTCGCCAACAATCTCACGCTCGTCACACGCAATGTGACGGATTTCGCGGCCTTCGGCGTTCCGCTGCTCAACCCGTGGAGCGGCGCCTAA